From a single Gimesia fumaroli genomic region:
- the tdh gene encoding L-threonine 3-dehydrogenase — translation MKALVKKESKPGLWLEDVPVPTIGINDVLIKVDRTGICGTDVHIYKWDDWAQKTIPVPMVVGHEFVGEIVEVGSNVADYTPGEIVSGEGHVVCGRCRNCFAGRRHLCAHTKGVGVNRPGAFAEFISLPMTNIWHHDESIDRDVASIFDPFGNAVHTALSFPVLGEDVLITGAGPIGVMAAAVVRHAGARHVVVTDVNPYRLDLALKMGATVALDVREKSIADVQKELGMTEGFDVGLEMSGNPQAFRDMLDNMCHGGKIAMLGIPEKEIAIDWNIVVFNMLTIKGIYGREMYETWYKMTVMLQSGLDISPVITHRFHASDFEKGFEVMMTGKSGKVILDWNNI, via the coding sequence ATGAAAGCATTGGTCAAAAAAGAGTCAAAGCCGGGACTTTGGCTGGAAGACGTTCCGGTTCCGACGATCGGTATTAACGATGTGCTGATTAAAGTGGACCGTACGGGCATTTGTGGCACCGACGTGCACATTTATAAATGGGACGACTGGGCACAGAAAACGATACCGGTGCCGATGGTGGTCGGGCATGAATTTGTGGGCGAGATCGTCGAAGTCGGCTCGAACGTTGCCGACTACACACCCGGCGAGATTGTGAGCGGCGAAGGGCACGTGGTTTGTGGCCGTTGTCGCAACTGTTTTGCCGGCCGGCGACATTTGTGTGCCCACACCAAAGGGGTCGGCGTGAATCGCCCCGGTGCGTTTGCGGAATTTATCTCGCTGCCGATGACCAATATCTGGCATCATGATGAATCGATCGATCGGGATGTGGCTTCGATTTTTGATCCGTTCGGCAACGCCGTCCATACGGCGCTTTCGTTTCCGGTGCTGGGAGAAGACGTTTTAATCACCGGCGCAGGTCCGATTGGTGTGATGGCGGCAGCCGTCGTCCGCCATGCAGGAGCACGGCATGTCGTCGTCACCGATGTGAATCCGTATCGGCTGGATCTCGCACTCAAGATGGGGGCGACCGTCGCATTGGATGTCCGCGAGAAATCGATTGCGGACGTACAAAAAGAGTTGGGAATGACCGAAGGCTTTGATGTCGGCCTGGAGATGTCGGGGAACCCGCAGGCCTTTCGCGACATGCTGGACAACATGTGTCACGGCGGCAAGATCGCCATGCTCGGCATTCCGGAGAAAGAAATCGCCATCGACTGGAACATCGTGGTATTCAACATGCTGACCATCAAAGGGATCTACGGTCGAGAAATGTATGAAACCTGGTATAAAATGACAGTGATGCTGCAGAGCGGCCTCGATATCAGTCCGGTGATTACACACCGATTCCATGCCAGCGATTTTGAAAAGGGATTTGAAGTCATGATGACAGGTAAATCAGGCAAAGTGATTCTGGACTGGAACAACATTTAA
- a CDS encoding coiled-coil domain-containing protein, with amino-acid sequence MISRRRLTFQLTPLLDLLLIVIFAQFMDTQETTARIEQRAERQIEQAESKAKKLSELNDAAQQKSIALAEQNAQVERKAAQTEKLAVEMEQRMRTMQQLSEKKNQELSEQLKVAQEQRNRVGELVQELFQLPDSLVDPLLKSRVDPDSEQTKAKIEQIQKQLQDLAGARAEDVIRHFLTYDELTKRSDIWELYLTENGVFRLKIGQQTTDFRADSPTMFVDRLYAIYKTVPQPKSLVIILFSYGDAKASVRFAATQGLPLVAERMRADSSGRTRYEYAVMGFAPEKPEVTN; translated from the coding sequence ATGATCAGCCGACGCCGCCTCACATTTCAACTGACTCCCCTGCTCGATCTGTTACTGATCGTGATCTTCGCGCAATTCATGGATACGCAGGAAACGACGGCCCGCATCGAACAACGGGCCGAACGGCAGATTGAACAGGCCGAGTCAAAAGCAAAAAAACTCTCAGAACTCAATGATGCTGCACAGCAGAAGAGCATCGCATTAGCCGAACAGAATGCACAAGTCGAACGCAAAGCAGCCCAGACGGAGAAGCTGGCCGTTGAGATGGAACAACGTATGCGAACCATGCAGCAGCTCTCAGAGAAAAAGAATCAGGAACTGTCGGAACAACTCAAAGTGGCGCAGGAACAACGCAACCGGGTGGGCGAACTGGTGCAGGAGCTATTTCAACTGCCCGATTCGCTGGTGGACCCCCTGCTCAAATCAAGGGTCGATCCCGATTCGGAACAGACCAAAGCCAAAATCGAACAGATCCAAAAACAGCTGCAGGACCTCGCGGGGGCGCGCGCCGAAGATGTGATCAGGCATTTTCTGACCTACGACGAACTGACCAAACGCAGCGACATCTGGGAATTGTATCTGACAGAGAACGGCGTTTTTCGTTTGAAAATCGGCCAGCAGACGACGGACTTTCGTGCCGATTCACCAACAATGTTCGTCGATCGTTTATATGCGATTTATAAAACGGTCCCACAACCTAAGAGTCTGGTGATCATTCTCTTCTCATATGGAGACGCGAAGGCGTCCGTTCGTTTCGCCGCCACGCAGGGGTTACCGCTGGTCGCCGAACGCATGCGGGCCGACAGCAGCGGCCGCACCCGCTACGAATACGCGGTCATGGGCTTCGCGCCCGAGAAACCGGAAGTGACGAATTAA
- a CDS encoding helix-turn-helix domain-containing protein, with the protein MSSHSARKQSDSSSASELTPDEISGQLSQRVRALRKERGWSLDSLSAACGVSRSMLSQIERGEANPTLAVTVRISQAFGIALGELVEAPISTSSIEVIRADDRTFHYRSDAECRIRTLSPLHLEKDVEFYEVLLHTSGKLNSAPHFKGTREFLTVEKGKIELQSGDDSTLLGPGDSASYRVDVPHTISNAGRGEAVLFLVVIYQN; encoded by the coding sequence ATGTCCTCACATTCCGCCAGAAAACAAAGTGATTCGAGTTCTGCGTCCGAACTTACCCCCGATGAAATCTCCGGTCAGCTTTCGCAGCGTGTTCGCGCATTACGCAAAGAGCGTGGCTGGTCGCTTGATTCCCTCTCGGCTGCTTGTGGCGTGAGCCGCTCGATGCTCAGTCAGATCGAGCGGGGCGAAGCGAATCCGACGCTGGCAGTCACCGTTCGCATTTCGCAGGCCTTCGGGATCGCACTGGGAGAACTGGTCGAGGCTCCGATCTCCACATCCTCGATTGAAGTCATCCGCGCTGATGATCGAACGTTTCATTACCGCTCCGATGCCGAGTGCCGCATCCGTACGCTGTCCCCCTTGCATCTGGAAAAGGATGTCGAATTTTATGAAGTACTGTTACACACCAGCGGTAAATTGAATAGTGCACCCCATTTTAAAGGGACGCGCGAATTTCTGACCGTCGAAAAGGGAAAGATCGAACTGCAGTCAGGCGACGACAGCACACTGCTGGGCCCAGGGGACTCTGCCAGCTATCGCGTTGATGTGCCTCACACTATCAGCAACGCCGGCCGCGGCGAAGCCGTCCTCTTTCTGGTTGTGATTTATCAGAACTGA
- a CDS encoding MotA/TolQ/ExbB proton channel family protein, with protein sequence MSQYLSQLSGLSTFVIIAACGAHLFLFFVLWVWSRRDLKGIASSLDDFTRGLKHRSLLDSSGHLSDQIEAFLADVNETLDPKANPTDRKILSERVHILDEKRRYLNSHFFETCYNICRTMIEAYPLAGVLGTILAMGAALQLNTGAETAGTISSIVSHFGDAIWSTFAGLAAAILLMFLNSILETSFLGLVENRQHVRDTVVRAKRELALASGGTASE encoded by the coding sequence ATGTCACAGTATTTAAGCCAGCTATCAGGACTCTCCACTTTTGTGATCATCGCCGCGTGTGGAGCGCATCTGTTTTTGTTCTTTGTGCTCTGGGTCTGGTCGCGCCGCGATTTAAAAGGTATCGCTTCGTCACTCGATGATTTCACACGTGGCCTCAAACATCGCAGCCTGCTCGATTCCTCGGGGCATCTTTCCGATCAGATTGAAGCCTTTCTGGCGGACGTCAATGAGACGCTCGACCCCAAAGCAAACCCGACCGACCGGAAGATTCTTTCGGAGCGAGTGCATATTCTCGATGAAAAACGCCGCTACCTGAATTCGCATTTCTTCGAAACCTGCTACAACATCTGTCGCACGATGATCGAAGCCTATCCGCTGGCAGGCGTCCTGGGAACGATTCTGGCGATGGGCGCTGCCCTGCAGTTGAATACGGGCGCGGAAACCGCCGGCACGATCAGTTCCATTGTCAGCCATTTTGGTGATGCGATCTGGTCCACGTTTGCCGGTCTGGCCGCTGCCATTCTGCTGATGTTTCTCAACAGTATTCTGGAAACTTCATTTCTGGGACTGGTGGAAAACCGTCAGCATGTGCGCGATACGGTGGTACGGGCCAAGCGTGAACTGGCTCTGGCATCGGGAGGCACCGCATCCGAATGA
- a CDS encoding diacylglycerol/lipid kinase family protein: MTNPWVAIQRNPISGTGNRAALLMDLIFHLKQNGIRPRLFSNRDRLQSILSARSAEDQPVCVVAAGGDGTVQDVVNRYPNHKIAILPLGTENLLARYFGIEKSGQFVAEMIATGNTREVDLCEMNQRKFILMASIGFDAAVVETLTRNRTGNITHLSYLKPIWNTLCAYPFKPLQITIDGEAEEITAYHAIVVNIPAYGLNLNFAPTANDHDGLLDLIVLRKKGIWSMLKYVFRIIRGTHLDSRSVQKRQARQIRIQSAEPVPIQTDGDACGSTPAEIKIMPSAGRFIVPCSTLPNDQ; the protein is encoded by the coding sequence ATGACTAATCCCTGGGTCGCCATTCAACGAAACCCGATTTCCGGAACGGGAAATCGAGCCGCACTGCTGATGGATTTAATCTTCCATTTGAAGCAGAACGGGATTCGTCCGCGTCTGTTTTCCAACCGGGATCGCCTGCAGTCGATTCTGTCAGCACGTTCAGCCGAAGATCAACCAGTCTGTGTGGTCGCAGCGGGGGGCGATGGAACCGTTCAGGACGTGGTAAATCGGTATCCGAACCACAAAATTGCCATTCTTCCTTTGGGTACGGAGAATTTACTGGCCCGTTATTTTGGCATCGAAAAGTCCGGCCAGTTTGTTGCAGAAATGATCGCGACTGGAAATACGCGGGAGGTCGATCTGTGCGAAATGAACCAACGTAAGTTCATTCTGATGGCCAGTATCGGCTTTGATGCGGCGGTTGTGGAAACGCTGACCCGCAACCGGACCGGTAATATTACCCATTTGAGTTATCTGAAACCGATCTGGAATACGCTGTGCGCTTATCCCTTTAAGCCGCTGCAGATTACGATTGATGGGGAAGCGGAGGAAATCACAGCCTACCATGCAATTGTGGTGAACATTCCCGCGTATGGATTAAATTTGAATTTTGCACCGACGGCAAATGACCATGATGGACTGCTCGATCTGATCGTACTGCGGAAGAAAGGGATTTGGAGCATGCTCAAATATGTCTTTCGCATCATTCGGGGAACGCATCTGGATTCACGAAGCGTACAAAAACGGCAGGCTCGACAGATCCGGATTCAGTCTGCGGAACCGGTTCCCATTCAGACAGACGGGGATGCCTGCGGCTCGACGCCAGCGGAGATCAAGATCATGCCGTCAGCAGGCCGATTTATTGTCCCTTGCTCAACACTGCCGAATGATCAATAA
- a CDS encoding glycine C-acetyltransferase: MYGSFKQELEKTLTSIREEGLYKSERIITTPQDAHIRVAEGEPVLNMCANNYLGLAEHPDVIAAAHAGLDHWGYGLSSVRFICGTQSIHKELESKLSSFLGTEDTILYTSCFDANGGLFETLLTAEDAIISDELNHASIIDGVRLCKAQRFRYKNNNMQDLEEQLKAAASARFRMIATDGVFSMDGYIANLPAICDLADKYDALVMVDDSHAVGFMGEHGKGTPEFHDVIERIDILTGTLGKALGGASGGYTSGRKEIVELLRQRSRPYLFSNSVAPSIVTASIKAIDLLTESTALRDKLEANTKHFRAGISQVGFDVLPGEHPIVPIMLGDAALAAQVADALLQKGVYVIGFSFPVVPKGKARIRTQISAAHSIDDLDFAIEKFKEVKQDLGI, from the coding sequence ATGTATGGATCGTTCAAACAGGAACTGGAAAAAACACTGACCTCAATTCGTGAAGAGGGTTTGTATAAATCCGAACGCATCATCACCACGCCACAGGATGCCCATATCCGCGTTGCCGAGGGTGAACCCGTTCTCAATATGTGCGCCAATAATTACCTTGGCCTGGCAGAACATCCCGACGTCATCGCCGCCGCCCATGCGGGCCTCGATCATTGGGGCTACGGGCTGTCTTCCGTCCGGTTTATTTGCGGTACGCAGTCGATTCATAAGGAACTCGAAAGTAAACTCAGCTCGTTTCTGGGAACCGAAGACACGATTCTGTATACATCCTGCTTCGATGCGAACGGTGGGCTGTTTGAAACGCTGCTGACCGCGGAAGATGCGATTATTTCGGACGAACTGAATCATGCCAGTATTATTGATGGTGTGCGATTATGTAAAGCGCAGCGGTTTCGTTATAAAAATAACAACATGCAGGACTTGGAAGAACAGCTCAAAGCAGCCGCTTCAGCCCGGTTCCGCATGATCGCGACGGACGGCGTATTTTCGATGGACGGCTATATTGCCAATCTGCCCGCCATCTGTGATCTTGCCGATAAATACGATGCGCTGGTGATGGTCGATGACTCTCACGCGGTCGGCTTTATGGGTGAACACGGAAAAGGGACGCCTGAATTTCACGACGTGATCGAACGCATTGATATCCTGACGGGGACGCTGGGTAAAGCGCTCGGCGGTGCCAGCGGCGGCTATACCAGTGGTCGCAAAGAGATTGTGGAACTCTTGCGACAACGTTCGCGGCCTTATCTATTTTCGAACTCGGTCGCACCGTCAATTGTGACCGCGTCGATCAAAGCCATTGATCTGCTGACCGAATCTACGGCTCTGCGGGACAAACTGGAAGCGAACACGAAACATTTCCGCGCGGGCATTTCTCAGGTCGGCTTCGATGTGCTGCCGGGCGAACATCCGATTGTGCCCATCATGCTGGGCGATGCCGCTCTGGCAGCGCAGGTCGCAGATGCGTTGCTGCAGAAGGGCGTATATGTCATCGGTTTCTCGTTCCCCGTCGTCCCGAAAGGCAAAGCACGGATTCGGACGCAGATCTCAGCCGCTCATTCAATTGACGATCTGGACTTTGCGATTGAGAAATTCAAAGAGGTCAAACAGGATCTGGGGATTTAG
- the kdsA gene encoding 3-deoxy-8-phosphooctulonate synthase: MPRNPVTIGNVQCGTNLPLVFIAGPCVIESEELVLTTAHQLAEIAARDNLPLIFKCSFDKANRTSVDSFRGPGLEKGLAILAKVKQETGLEVTTDIHEPCQAAPAAEVCRILQIPAFLARQTDLLEEASKAALKHGGVVNIKKPQFVAPEDCIHAVKKCEAFGLDQLMLTERGTTFGYGRLVNDMRCIPIMQNMGTPVIFDATHSVQTPGGKSTGGQREMIPFLARAAVACGCDGIFAETHPDPSQALSDGPNMLPLSEFSQFAVQLQKFRSLVNEIG; the protein is encoded by the coding sequence GTGCCTCGAAACCCCGTCACGATTGGTAACGTTCAATGTGGTACCAATCTCCCTCTCGTCTTTATTGCCGGCCCGTGTGTGATCGAAAGTGAAGAGTTGGTCCTGACTACCGCCCACCAGTTGGCTGAAATCGCGGCAAGAGACAATCTGCCCCTGATCTTCAAATGCAGTTTCGACAAAGCCAACCGGACCAGCGTCGACAGTTTCCGGGGGCCGGGGCTTGAAAAAGGGCTGGCGATCCTGGCAAAAGTGAAACAGGAAACGGGTCTGGAAGTGACCACGGATATCCATGAACCATGCCAGGCGGCTCCTGCTGCAGAAGTCTGCCGGATTCTACAGATCCCCGCCTTCCTGGCACGTCAAACCGATCTGCTGGAGGAAGCTTCTAAAGCCGCGTTGAAACATGGAGGCGTCGTCAATATTAAAAAACCCCAATTCGTGGCGCCGGAAGATTGCATCCATGCGGTCAAAAAATGTGAAGCGTTTGGCTTAGACCAGCTGATGCTGACCGAGCGGGGAACCACCTTTGGCTACGGACGACTGGTCAATGACATGCGGTGTATTCCCATCATGCAAAACATGGGAACTCCGGTCATTTTTGATGCCACTCACAGTGTACAGACTCCCGGCGGGAAATCGACGGGCGGGCAGCGGGAGATGATTCCGTTTCTTGCACGAGCGGCTGTCGCCTGTGGCTGTGATGGCATTTTCGCGGAAACTCACCCTGATCCATCCCAGGCACTCAGTGACGGGCCCAATATGCTGCCGCTGAGTGAATTTTCCCAATTTGCGGTCCAATTGCAGAAATTCCGCTCGCTGGTAAATGAAATCGGATAA
- a CDS encoding bile acid:sodium symporter family protein translates to MLSFIRRRWFLICVTLIIIVGVYAGHQGSEDILAGLKQYIRPSWLTAIVLFLMSLSLNSEHLVTSVRKPAPMLLSLATNIILLPLIAWTLLPLQLTPDFAVGLIIMACVPCTLCGASVWTRRAGGNDGISLMVTMITNGACFLTVPFWILLITSREIEFDRVAMVEKLFYAAMLPVVFGQILRLNSRIKQFADGITSKLGTVALVFVLFMVLLAAVQTGHGVRTSEIGISLAAVAIVWISCIVVHIGGFTANMLLGKAFQFHPRDRIASAIAGSQKTLPIAVFVATDASMFGDAGIPSAVFPLLMFHTSQFFIDTILADRHREKYAMADEIEPPVVEKQPVSACEQ, encoded by the coding sequence ATGCTTTCCTTTATCCGCCGTCGCTGGTTTCTGATCTGCGTTACACTGATAATCATCGTTGGCGTCTATGCAGGACATCAGGGATCAGAAGACATCCTTGCTGGCCTGAAACAGTACATTCGCCCCTCCTGGCTGACCGCAATCGTTCTGTTTTTGATGTCACTCAGTCTGAATTCCGAGCACCTGGTAACATCCGTCCGCAAGCCGGCTCCCATGCTACTGTCGCTGGCGACAAATATCATTTTGCTGCCACTCATCGCCTGGACGCTATTGCCGTTACAACTGACTCCCGATTTCGCAGTCGGGCTGATCATCATGGCCTGCGTCCCTTGTACGCTATGCGGCGCTTCGGTCTGGACACGACGCGCCGGAGGCAACGACGGTATTTCGCTAATGGTCACAATGATCACCAACGGCGCCTGCTTCTTAACCGTTCCGTTCTGGATTTTGCTGATTACCTCGCGCGAAATTGAGTTCGACCGTGTTGCCATGGTCGAGAAACTGTTCTACGCCGCCATGCTCCCCGTCGTTTTCGGGCAGATCTTACGCCTCAATTCCCGCATCAAACAATTTGCCGACGGGATCACTTCCAAACTGGGAACTGTTGCCCTGGTCTTCGTGCTGTTTATGGTCTTACTGGCGGCAGTACAAACGGGCCACGGCGTACGCACATCAGAAATCGGCATTTCCCTCGCTGCGGTGGCCATCGTCTGGATCAGTTGTATCGTGGTTCACATCGGCGGGTTCACCGCGAACATGCTGTTGGGCAAAGCGTTTCAGTTTCATCCCCGCGATCGCATTGCCAGTGCGATTGCCGGCAGCCAGAAAACCCTGCCGATCGCCGTGTTTGTCGCCACCGATGCCTCGATGTTTGGCGACGCGGGAATTCCCTCGGCCGTCTTTCCGCTGTTGATGTTCCACACATCCCAGTTCTTCATCGACACCATCCTGGCCGACCGCCATCGAGAAAAATACGCTATGGCTGACGAAATCGAGCCGCCGGTGGTGGAAAAACAACCGGTTTCTGCCTGCGAACAGTAA
- a CDS encoding hybrid sensor histidine kinase/response regulator has product MTNPQKILFCGPADDQTSELREQFSSDNYLVVTPENLAEGIAEFDQGNVSALIVPASPGVLPLALIQSGSLLEFLPHAVVVLDADLRIVWSNHQLATLCGQETSLVGSSFYDAFGAPEILGPDFSPFHSAFSTRKIAKSGLRVGDKSYYDVEVMPVLTSGDETQVPAYLVASVRDISDEVLQRQKLNAIYQAGLELGDLSPEEIFEMTIEDRIELLKAKILHYTQDLLEFETVEIRILDKATNRLDVLLAVGMEQVAADRTLYAEPEGNGVTGFVAATGKSYLCEDTAHDPLYMTGAPDAHSSLTVPLNLHDEVLGTFNVESPHAGAFDENDLHFLELFSREVAIALNTLELLVVEKLTTASASTELIMRGVVDPVDEILNDTAWILERYIGHEPNVCERLQRILKDTRHIKQLIQQVGDKIAPQTPHHHKVPTMRQVNPKLLNKRILVVDSDASVRRAAHELLGRLGCEVETAHDGEEAFLMVRSFHYDVVIADIRLPDMNGYECFAQIREIHEHLPVILMTGFGYDPTHSIVKARQLGLKCVLYKPFRLDQLVTGVEKAVSISEDMTSETSN; this is encoded by the coding sequence GTGACCAATCCGCAAAAAATTCTCTTCTGTGGGCCCGCTGACGACCAGACATCTGAGTTGAGAGAACAATTCTCATCAGACAACTATCTGGTGGTGACCCCGGAAAATCTGGCGGAAGGGATTGCCGAATTTGATCAGGGAAATGTATCTGCTCTGATTGTCCCAGCCTCTCCTGGAGTCTTGCCCCTGGCGTTAATCCAGTCGGGGAGTCTGCTCGAGTTTTTACCTCACGCGGTGGTGGTGCTGGATGCCGACTTGCGGATTGTCTGGTCGAATCATCAGCTTGCGACCCTCTGTGGTCAGGAAACGTCGCTGGTCGGTTCTTCGTTCTACGATGCCTTTGGTGCACCTGAAATATTGGGACCGGACTTCAGCCCGTTCCATAGCGCGTTTTCCACACGTAAGATCGCGAAGAGTGGTTTGCGTGTCGGAGATAAGAGCTACTACGATGTGGAAGTGATGCCGGTTTTGACCAGTGGTGATGAAACACAGGTACCAGCCTATCTTGTAGCCAGTGTCAGAGATATCTCCGATGAAGTTCTGCAGCGGCAAAAACTGAATGCCATTTATCAGGCCGGTCTGGAACTGGGAGATCTTTCGCCGGAAGAAATCTTCGAAATGACGATCGAAGATCGAATCGAATTATTAAAAGCCAAAATCCTGCACTACACGCAGGACCTGCTGGAATTCGAAACGGTGGAAATTCGAATTCTCGATAAAGCCACGAATCGTCTGGATGTCCTTCTAGCTGTCGGGATGGAGCAGGTGGCTGCTGACCGAACTCTCTATGCAGAGCCGGAAGGAAACGGCGTGACCGGCTTTGTGGCGGCGACCGGGAAAAGTTATCTGTGTGAAGATACCGCACACGACCCCCTGTACATGACAGGGGCACCAGACGCTCATAGTTCGCTGACCGTTCCCCTGAATCTACATGATGAGGTCCTCGGCACATTTAATGTGGAAAGTCCGCATGCCGGAGCCTTTGATGAAAACGACCTCCATTTCCTGGAACTATTCAGTCGTGAGGTAGCGATTGCGTTAAATACTCTTGAATTACTGGTGGTCGAAAAATTAACGACAGCGTCCGCCAGTACGGAATTAATTATGCGTGGGGTCGTCGATCCCGTCGATGAGATCCTCAACGATACTGCCTGGATTCTGGAGCGGTATATTGGACATGAGCCTAATGTGTGCGAGCGATTGCAGCGTATCCTTAAAGACACTCGCCATATTAAGCAACTGATTCAACAGGTGGGAGACAAAATTGCTCCCCAGACGCCCCATCATCACAAAGTGCCCACGATGAGACAGGTGAATCCCAAGTTGCTCAACAAACGGATTCTAGTCGTTGACAGTGATGCCTCCGTCAGACGGGCCGCTCACGAACTCCTTGGTCGCCTTGGGTGTGAAGTGGAAACCGCCCATGACGGGGAAGAAGCATTTCTGATGGTCCGTAGTTTTCACTACGATGTGGTCATCGCCGATATCCGCTTGCCCGATATGAACGGGTATGAGTGCTTCGCCCAGATCCGGGAAATTCACGAGCACTTGCCGGTTATTCTGATGACGGGCTTCGGTTATGACCCCACGCACTCGATTGTCAAAGCACGCCAACTCGGCCTCAAATGTGTGCTCTACAAACCTTTCCGCCTCGATCAGCTGGTTACCGGCGTTGAAAAAGCCGTCAGCATTTCTGAAGACATGACCTCGGAAACCTCCAACTGA
- a CDS encoding 2,3-bisphosphoglycerate-independent phosphoglycerate mutase, translated as MPDLHALMKKLQKKNDSKIVLLVSDGLGGLPQEPGGKTELETANTPNLDELARKGTLGRSIPVLPGITPGSGPGHLGLFGYDPLQFNIGRGVLEALGIDFELGPDDVAIRGNYCSLDEQGNITDRRAGRISSEIGAALCEKLDKIEIPGVEVFVRHVKEYRLVIVLRAKGLGGNVNDTDPQKTGVPPLEPVGENEASQKTAELCKEFLNQAAVILKDDHPANLLTMRGIAKMPEIPTFEEVYGTRAAAIAVYPMYRGLARLVSMDVQDAGQTLESQMDCLEKIWDDYDFFFVHYKYTDSTGEDGNFAAKVAKTEEVDTCIPRINALKPDVLVVTGDHSTPSKMKAHSWHPVPLLLSAENARFDACQSFGEAECIQGGLGQFEAKYLMSMIMAHAGRLEKYGA; from the coding sequence ATGCCAGACCTTCACGCGTTAATGAAAAAGCTTCAAAAGAAGAATGATTCCAAGATTGTTCTCTTAGTCTCAGATGGATTGGGCGGTCTGCCTCAGGAACCAGGCGGAAAAACAGAGCTGGAAACAGCTAACACTCCCAACCTGGATGAGCTGGCCCGCAAAGGTACCCTGGGACGCAGCATTCCCGTTCTGCCTGGCATCACTCCCGGCAGTGGACCCGGCCACCTGGGACTGTTCGGCTATGATCCCCTGCAGTTCAACATCGGTCGCGGCGTCCTGGAAGCACTGGGCATTGATTTCGAATTAGGGCCCGACGACGTCGCCATTCGCGGCAACTACTGTTCGCTGGATGAGCAGGGAAATATCACAGACCGTCGTGCCGGTCGGATTTCCAGTGAAATCGGCGCCGCGCTCTGCGAAAAGCTCGACAAAATCGAAATTCCCGGTGTCGAAGTTTTTGTGCGTCACGTCAAAGAATATCGTCTGGTGATCGTGCTGCGTGCCAAAGGGCTCGGCGGAAACGTCAACGATACCGATCCACAGAAAACGGGAGTTCCCCCGCTGGAACCGGTTGGTGAAAATGAAGCCTCTCAAAAGACGGCTGAACTCTGTAAGGAGTTTCTGAATCAGGCGGCCGTCATTCTGAAAGACGATCATCCTGCCAACCTGTTGACAATGCGGGGCATCGCCAAGATGCCGGAGATTCCGACCTTCGAAGAAGTCTATGGTACCCGCGCCGCTGCGATTGCCGTCTATCCCATGTATCGGGGACTGGCCCGTCTGGTCAGCATGGATGTGCAGGACGCCGGTCAGACACTGGAATCACAGATGGACTGCCTGGAAAAAATCTGGGACGACTACGATTTCTTTTTCGTGCATTACAAGTACACCGACTCCACAGGCGAAGATGGCAACTTCGCCGCGAAGGTCGCCAAGACGGAAGAAGTTGACACGTGCATTCCCCGCATCAATGCTTTGAAGCCGGATGTGCTGGTTGTCACCGGCGATCATAGTACTCCCTCCAAAATGAAAGCACACAGCTGGCATCCTGTGCCCTTGTTGTTGTCGGCTGAAAATGCTCGGTTCGACGCCTGCCAGAGTTTTGGCGAAGCAGAGTGCATTCAGGGTGGCTTAGGTCAGTTTGAAGCCAAGTACCTGATGTCGATGATCATGGCGCACGCCGGTCGTCTGGAAAAATACGGTGCGTAA